The genomic interval CGCGACATGAGCCGCAGCCCCCTGTTTGATGTGATGGTAGTATTGCAGGAAACAGATATCAATGCACTCATAGCACAAAGCGGCGGAGCGCTGCAAATAAAGCCTTATGAGGAAGCTATTAATCCTGTCAGCAAGTTTGATCTCTCTTTTGAGTTTGTAACAGCAGGTACGCAGTTACAGCTTAGTATTATTTACAACAGTGATATCTATACCGCTGTAACTGCTAACGCCTTGCTGCAACACTTCGAACAGTTGCTGCATGCGATCGTTGAAAGCCCCGAAGCATCACTGAACCAGCTGAATTATTTAAGTGCAGCAGAAAAAACACAATTGTTGCATGGTTTCAATAATACAGCAGCTGCTTATCCGGAAGATAAAACGTTGGTGCATCTGTTTGCAGAACAGGTGGCCAAAGCACCTGACGCGATAGCGCTGGTTTTTGAAGAAAGTGTTTTTACCTATCAGCAGCTGGATGAGTATTCCAGCCAGCTGGCGCATTACCTGCGAAGTAAGTACGATATTAAAGCAGATGATTTAATAGGTGTGCAACTGGAGAGAAGTGAACGGATGATCATCGCGTTGCTGGCAGTGCTGAAATCAGGCGGGGCTTATGTTCCCATTGATCCTGATTTTCCACAGGACCGTATCGATTACATTGTAGCCGATAGTGCCTGCAAAGTACTGATCGATGAAGCAGAACTGTTACGCTTTGCATCAGTACAATCATCTTATGAGATAACAGCTCCTGTTATCATCAACCAACCCTATGATCTGGCTTATGTGATCTATACTTCTGGCTCTACCGGCAGGCCGAAAGGCTGTATGCTGGAGCACCGTGGTGTGGTGAACAGATTGGAGTGGATGTGGCAGCACTATCAGTTTAGTGCAGCAGACATCATCCTGCAGAAGACCACCTTCACCTTTGATGTATCGGTATGGGAATTGTTCCTGCCGCTGTGCTGGGGCGCGCGTATGGTGTTGTGCCATAAAGATGATATCGGTGCACCGGAACGTTTACGTGCGTTGATCGCGCGTCACCAGGTGAGCTGCCTGCACTTTGTGCCGGGTATGTTCAATGCTTTCATTACTACTTTATTTGAAGAAGAAGATATTACCGCTGCGCTGGGCAGTCTTCGACTGGTAGTTACCAGCGGTGAAGCACTATCAGCAGAAACGGTGCGCAGCTGGTATGAGCGCATGACTACACCTGTTCATAACCTGTACGGCCCTACGGAGGCCTCAGTGGATGTGACATACTATGCAACCCGGCCGGGGGATCAGCGCATCCCGATTGGCCGCCCTATCTGGAATACACAACTGTATATACTCGGTGCAGATAATTCCGTACAGCCGATCGGCGTAACCGGTGAGATCTGCATCGGCGGCGACGGGCTTGCCCGTGGCTACCTGAACAAACCGGCACTGACTGCGGAGAAGTTTGTGGCGCATCCCTTTGAAGAAGGTCGTCGTATCTATCGCACCGGTGATATCGGCCGCTGGCTGCCGGACGGTAATATTGAATACCTCGGCCGTATAGATGACCAGGTGAAGATCCGCGGCTATCGTATAGAACTCGGAGAGATAGCTACAGTGCTGCATAGTCATCCTGATATTGATGCCGCCGTGGTGATAGCGAAAGCTGATCAGACGGGCACGCTGAACCTGGTGGGGTATTTTATTGGCAAAAAGTCTATCGCACTTGCAGAGCTGCGGCAGTGGCTGGGAAGCAGCCTGCCTGCTTATATGATACCGGCTTACTTCGTGCAGCTGGATAGCTTCCCGCTGAATGCCAGCGGTAAGATTGATCGCCGGCAGCTGCCGGCTCCGGAAGACTTTGGATTAAGTAGCGGAACTACGTATATACCTGCCCGTAATAACATAGAAGCGCAGTTAATAGCGATCTGGGAACAGGTACTAGGCAGGACTCCGATCGGTATAAAAGATAATTTCTTTGACCTGGGAGGCCACAGCCTAAAAGCTACCCGGCTGGGAAGCCTGATCCATAAGGCTTTTGATGTGAAGCTGCCGCTAAAGGAACTTTTCTCCAACAGCATACTGGAACAACAGGGGTTATTGATCGCTGCGTCGCGGAAGACGATCTTTTCACAGATCGCCCCGGCGCCTGAGCAGGTGTCTTATCCGTTGTCATCTTCCCAGCGCCGCCTATGGGTGTTGAGCCAGTTTGAAGAAGGTAGTGTGGCCTATAATATGCCAGGAGTCTATACTTTGACCGGCGCCTTGGATATCGCCAGACTGGAAGCTGCATTTAAAACGCTGATCGCAAGACATGAAATACTACGGACCGTCTTTAAGGAAGAGGAATCCGGTGTCCGTCAATATATCCTTGCTGCTATAGATTTTAAGATAGAAGATCTTACAGATATATCTACATTTTGTTACACCCCTTTTGACCTGAGTGCGGGCCCCTTGCTGCGTGCCGCTGTTGGGGAGGTAGCAGCAGGAGAGTGGGTGTTTGTGTACGTGATGCACCACATCATCAGTGATGGCTGGTCGATGGGTGTGCTGATCAAAGAACTGCTGCATATCTACCATGATAACAGTCCGCTACCTGTATTACCGCTACAGTACAAGGATTACGCAGTATGGCAGCAATCCGGCTCAGCCGCCCAGTCCCAGGCCTACTGGCTGGAACAGTTCAGCGGCGAGCTACCGGTGCTGGAACTACCGGCAGATAAGCCCCGTCCGGCGGTAAAGACTTACCACGGCGGCCTGGTGCAAAAGCAGATTGCCCTCACTGGTCTTCAATCGCTGTTGCAGTCCACCGGCAGCACACTGTTCATGGGATTAGTGGCAGCCGTGAACGCCTTGCTTTACCGCTACAGCGGCCAGGAAGATATCATCCTCGGCAGCCCGGTAGCCGGCAGGGAACACGCAGACTTGGAAGGACAAATAGGATTCTATGTAAACACACTGGCGCTGAGAACGCGCTTCAGTGGCAGCAATAGCTATCTGCAACTGCTGGAACAGGTACGACAGGTAACGATGTCTGCCTATGAACATCAATCTTATCCCTTTGATGAGCTGGTAGATGCCTTGCCGCTCAAACGCGACATGAGCCGCAGCCCCCTGTTTGATGTGATGGTAGTATTGCAGGAAACAGATATTAATGCGCTCATAGCACAAAGCAGTGGAACGCTGCAAATAAAGCCTTATGAAGAAGCTATTAATCCTGTCAGCAAGTTTGACCTGAACTTCATATTTGAACCACAGCAGGATGGATTACAACTTAGCATAGAATACAACAGTGACTTGTTCCACGCTGATACGATAACAAGGATAGCTAGCCATCTGGATCAGCTGCTGGCAGCGATTGTAGCACATCCTGCTATTGCTATTCAACAGCTGGATTACCTGGGCAATGAAGAACGAGCTACCATCCTGTACGACTTTAACAATACAACAATCGCTTACCCTTCTGATAAAACGATTACTGCGCTCTTTGCTGCACAGGCAGCGAAAACACCGGATAAAACAGCGCTTGTATTTGAATCATTGTCGCTCACTTACCATGAGCTGGATATACTTTCCAATCAGCTAGCGCATTACTTACGGGAGCAGTACCACCTTGGGTCTGATGACCTGGTAGGCGTGATGCTGGAGCGCAGTGAGTGGCTGATGGTTGCAGTGCTGGGTGTCTTAAAGTCAGGCGGGGCTTATGTTCCCATCGATCCTGATTATCCGCAGGAGCGCATTGATTATGTGCTGGAAGATACCAGCTGTAAAGTGCTGATAGATGTGGCCGTATTGTCCCGCTTTAAATCGGTACGGTCAGCCTACGATACAACGCCGGTATCTACGGTTAATCAGCCGCAGGACCTGGCTTATGTGATGTATACCTCCGGCTCTACGGGCAAGCCGAAAGGGGTAATGGTGACCCATCAGAACGTAGTAAGACTGGTAACAGAACAGAACTATATAAGTCTTAGCGGTGATGAAATACTGCTTTCTACCGGCGCGCTGTCCTTTGATGCGACGACCTTTGAATACTGGTCAATGTTGCTGCATGGCGGTAAACTGGTGCTGTGCAGTCAGGATGCATTGCTGGATGAACAACAGCTGGCAGGCCTGATTACCGAACATGGAGTAGATGTGATGTGGTTTACCAGCGGCTGGCTGAACCAGCTGGTGGACAAGGATATCAGGGTATTTGAGGGTCTTGGAACGGTGATCACCGGAGGAGATAAGCTCTCCCCATTGCATATCCATACCTTACAACAATATTATCCTTCGCTGCGGATTATTAACGGTTACGGGCCAACGGAGAATACAACTTTCTCACTTACCTATCATACCGGACAAACGCTGTCGGATATTCCTGTTGGCAGGCCTATCCACCACAGCACGGCCTACATCCTGGATGCTGCCGGTCAGTTATGTCCGATAGGCGTACCAGGGGAGATCGTAGTAGGTGGCGATGGTATTGCGAGGGGTTACCTGAACAATGCAGAACTCACGGCCGCACGTTTCATTTCAGATCCCTTCCAGCCTGGTGGCCGCCTTTATCGCACCGGTGATATCGGCCGCTGGCAGCCGGATGGTAA from Chitinophaga sp. Cy-1792 carries:
- a CDS encoding non-ribosomal peptide synthetase — its product is TRFSGSNNYLQLLEQVRQVTMSAYEHQSYPFDELVDALPLKRDMSRSPLFDVMVVLQETDINALIAQSGGALQIKPYEEAINPVSKFDLSFEFVTAGTQLQLSIIYNSDIYTAVTANALLQHFEQLLHAIVESPEASLNQLNYLSAAEKTQLLHGFNNTAAAYPEDKTLVHLFAEQVAKAPDAIALVFEESVFTYQQLDEYSSQLAHYLRSKYDIKADDLIGVQLERSERMIIALLAVLKSGGAYVPIDPDFPQDRIDYIVADSACKVLIDEAELLRFASVQSSYEITAPVIINQPYDLAYVIYTSGSTGRPKGCMLEHRGVVNRLEWMWQHYQFSAADIILQKTTFTFDVSVWELFLPLCWGARMVLCHKDDIGAPERLRALIARHQVSCLHFVPGMFNAFITTLFEEEDITAALGSLRLVVTSGEALSAETVRSWYERMTTPVHNLYGPTEASVDVTYYATRPGDQRIPIGRPIWNTQLYILGADNSVQPIGVTGEICIGGDGLARGYLNKPALTAEKFVAHPFEEGRRIYRTGDIGRWLPDGNIEYLGRIDDQVKIRGYRIELGEIATVLHSHPDIDAAVVIAKADQTGTLNLVGYFIGKKSIALAELRQWLGSSLPAYMIPAYFVQLDSFPLNASGKIDRRQLPAPEDFGLSSGTTYIPARNNIEAQLIAIWEQVLGRTPIGIKDNFFDLGGHSLKATRLGSLIHKAFDVKLPLKELFSNSILEQQGLLIAASRKTIFSQIAPAPEQVSYPLSSSQRRLWVLSQFEEGSVAYNMPGVYTLTGALDIARLEAAFKTLIARHEILRTVFKEEESGVRQYILAAIDFKIEDLTDISTFCYTPFDLSAGPLLRAAVGEVAAGEWVFVYVMHHIISDGWSMGVLIKELLHIYHDNSPLPVLPLQYKDYAVWQQSGSAAQSQAYWLEQFSGELPVLELPADKPRPAVKTYHGGLVQKQIALTGLQSLLQSTGSTLFMGLVAAVNALLYRYSGQEDIILGSPVAGREHADLEGQIGFYVNTLALRTRFSGSNSYLQLLEQVRQVTMSAYEHQSYPFDELVDALPLKRDMSRSPLFDVMVVLQETDINALIAQSSGTLQIKPYEEAINPVSKFDLNFIFEPQQDGLQLSIEYNSDLFHADTITRIASHLDQLLAAIVAHPAIAIQQLDYLGNEERATILYDFNNTTIAYPSDKTITALFAAQAAKTPDKTALVFESLSLTYHELDILSNQLAHYLREQYHLGSDDLVGVMLERSEWLMVAVLGVLKSGGAYVPIDPDYPQERIDYVLEDTSCKVLIDVAVLSRFKSVRSAYDTTPVSTVNQPQDLAYVMYTSGSTGKPKGVMVTHQNVVRLVTEQNYISLSGDEILLSTGALSFDATTFEYWSMLLHGGKLVLCSQDALLDEQQLAGLITEHGVDVMWFTSGWLNQLVDKDIRVFEGLGTVITGGDKLSPLHIHTLQQYYPSLRIINGYGPTENTTFSLTYHTGQTLSDIPVGRPIHHSTAYILDAAGQLCPIGVPGEIVVGGDGIARGYLNNAELTAARFISDPFQPGGRLYRTGDIGRWQPDGNIAFLGRKDDQVKIRGYRIEPGEITHALQSHPDVDAAIVVVRTTSQGEKELVAYLTSAQSLHSTVLRSWLDQLLPAHMIPAYFVQLDSFPLNANGKVDRRQLLAPEDFGLSSGTTYIPARNNIEAQLIAIWEQVLGRTPIGVKDNFFDLGGHSLKATRLGSLIHKAFDVKLPLKELFSNSILEQQGLLIAASRKTIFSQIAPAPQQASYPLSSSQRRLWVLSQFEEGSVAYNMPGVYTLTGALDIARLEAAFNTLIARHEILRTVFKEEESGVRQYILAAIDFKIEDLTDISTFCYTPFDLSAGPLLRAAVGEVAAGEWVFVYVMHHIISDGWSMGVLIKELLHIYHDNSPLPVLPLQYKDYAVWQQSGSAAQSQAYWLEQFSGELPVLELPADKPRPAVKTYHGGLVQKQIALTGLQSLLQSTGSTLFMGLVAAVNALLYRYSGQEDIILGSPVAGREHADLEGQIGFYVNTLALRTRFSGSNSYLQLLEQVRQVTMSAYEHQSYPFDELVDALPLKRDM